CGGGCAAAGATCCAGTGCATAAGAACTCTATGATATCTGTCATCCAAGtcgcttcttcttcttcaacagatGTAATCGTGGTTTCTGGCTCTGTGGACTTCGTGAAGACTTGCTCTACTAATGTTTTCTTTTCCAGGTGATTGAAGGTGAGTGCTGCCAGCTTACTGAGCACATCCGCCTGCTTGTTCTGGCTCCTAGGGATTTGGTTGATCCTGAAGTCAACGAATGTGTCGGCTAGAGAGTGAACCATAGCCATGTATGATTGCATATATTTGTCGTTGGCGTCAAATGTGCCGTTTATCTGATTGGTGACTAGCTGTGAATCCACGTAGCCTTGTAACTTCTTTACTCCTAATTCTCGAGCTATACGCATCCCTGCTAATAGCGCTTCATACTCCGCCTCATTGTTTGTTACTTTAAAGTTGAACCGTAACGCGTATGTATGCTCCTCCTGATGCGGACCGGTGAGGATCAGTCCTGCGCCAGCGCCGTCTGTATAGAGCTCCCATAGTTCGAGCGGAGGTGCCGGGAGCTGCTCAGGGTC
This genomic window from Rutidosis leptorrhynchoides isolate AG116_Rl617_1_P2 chromosome 2, CSIRO_AGI_Rlap_v1, whole genome shotgun sequence contains:
- the LOC139888205 gene encoding uncharacterized protein, whose amino-acid sequence is MADYLAETAANMPTIYDPEQLPAPPLELWELYTDGAGAGLILTGPHQEEHTYALRFNFKVTNNEAEYEALLAGMRIARELGVKKLQGYVDSQLVTNQINGTFDANDKYMQSYMAMVHSLADTFVDFRINQIPRSQNKQADVLSKLAALTFNHLEKKTLVEQVFTKSTEPETTITSVEEEEATWMTDIIEFLCTGSLPEGEKEAMKIRVKAPNYELRGEFLYRKSYLGASMRCVGPKEAAMIIDKVHKGSCGLHSGWRTVTERIKQLGYYWPRMYADTAERIRVYQE